One genomic segment of Ictalurus punctatus breed USDA103 chromosome 4, Coco_2.0, whole genome shotgun sequence includes these proteins:
- the p2ry1 gene encoding P2Y purinoceptor 1, with amino-acid sequence MTDMNFTSILYPSENQALNHTPGCSLTKTAFQFYYLPTVYIIVFITGLIGNSLAIWMFVCHMRPWSSISVYMFNLALADFCYVLSLPFLIFYYFNKTDWIFGDVLCRLQRFIFHVNLYGSILFLMCISVHRYSGVVHPLKSLGRLKKKSAVRTSALVWFIVIAGISPILYYSRTGPKRNVTTCYDTTTEDELPGYFVYSMCMTVFGFCVPFVVILGCYGFIVKALIYNDMDNAPLRKKSIHLVIIVLAVFAVSYLPFHVMKNLNMRARLYFQSPEMCEFNNRVYATYQVTRGLASLNSCVDPILYFLAGDTFRRRLSRATKKNSRKGDVVLQSKSEETALNSLPEYAENGSRSL; translated from the coding sequence aTGACAGACATGAACTTCACCTCGATTCTGTATCCGAGTGAGAACCAAGCGCTGAATCACACACCTGGCTGCTCGCTGACCAAAACCGCCTTTCAGTTCTACTACCTGCCCACGGTCTACATCATCGTCTTCATCACCGGCCTCATCGGGAACAGCCTGGCCATCTGGATGTTCGTGTGCCACATGCGACCGTGGAGCAGCATTTCGGTTTACATGTTCAACCTGGCGCTGGCTGACTTCTGCTACGTGCTCTCGCTTCCCTTCCTCATATTCTACTACTTCAACAAAACCGACTGGATCTTCGGCGACGTCCTGTGCCGCCTGCAGCGCTTCATCTTCCACGTCAACCTCTACGGGAGCATCCTGTTTCTCATGTGCATCAGCGTGCACCGCTACTCCGGCGTCGTCCACCCGCTCAAGTCGCTCGGAAGGCTGAAGAAGAAAAGCGCCGTGCGCACCAGCGCCTTGGTTTGGTTCATCGTGATAGCCGGGATCTCGCCGATCCTTTACTACTCGCGTACGGGACCTAAACGGAACGTCACGACGTGCTACGACACGACCACCGAGGACGAGCTCCCGGGGTACTTCGTCTACAGCATGTGCATGACCGTGTTCGGGTTCTGCGTACCCTTCGTGGTCATCCTCGGCTGCTACGGCTTCATCGTCAAAGCGCTCATTTACAACGACATGGACAATGCGCCGCTCAGGAAGAAGTCCATCCATCTGGTCATCATCGTGCTCGCCGTCTTCGCTGTGTCCTACCTGCCCTTCCACGTCATGAAGAACCTCAACATGAGGGCCCGGCTTTACTTCCAGAGCCCTGAGATGTGCGAGTTTAACAACAGGGTCTACGCTACCTACCAGGTCACCCGGGGTTTGGCCAGCCTCAACAGCTGCGTGGATCCCATTCTCTACTTTTTAGCCGGGGACACGTTTCGACGACGGCTCTCCAGAGCCACTAAGAAAAATTCCAGGAAGGGAGACGTCGTGCTTCAATCCAAGAGCGAGGAAACGGCCCTCAACAGCCTGCCGGAGTACGCCGAGAACGGAAGCAGGTCGCTCTGA